In one window of Nocardioides panacisoli DNA:
- a CDS encoding bifunctional metallophosphatase/5'-nucleotidase — protein sequence MLRPSIRLLLAIVASVSLLLAGSAGVASADRGHGKGKQAHGQHVKHDKSKAHKKGKKSRKHGKRHSGRGDFTLTILHNNDGESSLLPGEVDGAEYGGIARFVTKVGAERREAGKRSYDRGESRRRGVVTLNSGDNFLAGLTREASNEAGVDYDARAVQLVGYDALGIGNHEFDFGPGVFADFAEAVQSGRKTLPLVSANLDFSTEPSTADLDQLVPSTIVKERGERIGVVGLTTDELDQVSSPGDIGIGDDLAGIAQAQVDRLERKGVDKIVLVSHLQGLQSELDLVGSLSGVDVVIGGGGDEILAEPGDDLVPGDEENIFGDYPQLAEDADGDTVPVVTTPGNYRYVGVLQVTFDRKGEVIDIDGDDSGIEVVDESSRPDREAVRTIEEPVAEARAELEAEVVASTEVVLDNARAVKRVREANLGNLIADAHLAGASEQASELGLSTPQVFFMNGGGIRGEDLDVPVGDISVADTFSLQPFGNFLSVAEDVPFQTIRDIVENGVDDGVGTEDGGFIQVSDGTEVLINLDGTVESLVLADGTVVVDGGATQSGTATIAQLNFSAGGGDGQPDLSEVPGVTVTQTPLGDQVSLRNFLEATGTVTAAEYPRAGEGRILFNNPGGPGQDPAN from the coding sequence GTGCTGCGTCCATCCATCCGACTGCTGCTGGCCATCGTCGCCAGCGTCTCGTTGCTCCTCGCCGGCTCCGCCGGCGTGGCCTCCGCCGACCGGGGCCACGGCAAGGGCAAACAGGCCCACGGGCAGCACGTGAAGCACGACAAGTCCAAGGCCCACAAGAAGGGCAAGAAGTCCCGCAAGCACGGCAAGCGCCACTCGGGCCGCGGCGACTTCACGCTGACGATCCTGCACAACAACGACGGTGAGTCCAGCCTGCTGCCCGGTGAGGTCGACGGCGCCGAGTACGGCGGCATCGCCCGGTTCGTGACCAAGGTCGGCGCCGAGCGCCGTGAGGCGGGCAAGCGTTCCTACGACCGCGGCGAGTCCCGCCGCCGGGGCGTGGTGACCCTCAACTCCGGCGACAACTTCCTCGCCGGCCTGACCCGCGAGGCCTCCAACGAGGCCGGCGTCGACTACGACGCGCGTGCGGTCCAGCTCGTCGGGTACGACGCGCTCGGCATCGGCAACCACGAGTTCGACTTCGGCCCCGGTGTCTTCGCCGACTTCGCCGAGGCGGTCCAGTCCGGCCGCAAGACCCTGCCGCTGGTCTCGGCCAACCTCGACTTCTCCACCGAGCCCTCGACCGCGGACCTGGACCAGCTGGTCCCGAGCACCATCGTCAAGGAGCGTGGCGAGCGCATCGGCGTGGTCGGCCTGACCACCGACGAGCTCGACCAGGTCTCCTCGCCCGGCGACATCGGCATCGGCGACGACCTCGCCGGCATCGCGCAGGCCCAGGTCGACCGCCTCGAGCGCAAGGGCGTGGACAAGATCGTCCTCGTCTCCCACCTGCAGGGCCTGCAGAGCGAGCTCGACCTGGTCGGCTCGCTCAGCGGCGTCGACGTCGTCATCGGCGGCGGTGGTGACGAGATCCTCGCCGAGCCCGGCGACGACCTGGTCCCCGGCGACGAGGAGAACATCTTCGGCGACTACCCGCAGCTGGCCGAGGACGCCGACGGCGACACCGTCCCCGTCGTGACCACGCCGGGCAACTACCGCTACGTCGGTGTCCTGCAGGTGACCTTCGACCGGAAGGGCGAGGTGATCGACATCGATGGCGACGACTCGGGCATCGAGGTGGTCGACGAGTCCAGCCGCCCCGACCGCGAGGCCGTGCGCACCATCGAGGAGCCCGTCGCCGAGGCCCGCGCCGAGCTCGAGGCCGAGGTCGTGGCCTCGACCGAGGTCGTGCTCGACAATGCGCGGGCCGTCAAGCGCGTGCGTGAGGCGAACCTCGGCAACCTGATCGCCGACGCCCACCTCGCGGGCGCCAGCGAGCAGGCGAGCGAGCTGGGACTGTCGACGCCGCAGGTCTTCTTCATGAACGGTGGCGGCATCCGGGGCGAGGACCTCGACGTCCCGGTCGGCGACATCTCCGTCGCGGACACCTTCTCGCTGCAGCCCTTCGGCAACTTCCTCAGCGTCGCCGAGGACGTCCCGTTCCAGACCATCCGCGACATCGTCGAGAACGGTGTGGACGACGGCGTGGGCACCGAGGACGGCGGCTTCATCCAGGTCTCGGACGGCACCGAGGTGCTGATCAACCTGGACGGGACCGTGGAGAGCCTGGTGCTGGCCGACGGCACGGTGGTCGTCGACGGCGGCGCCACGCAGTCGGGCACGGCCACCATCGCGCAGCTGAACTTCTCCGCCGGTGGCGGTGACGGTCAGCCGGACCTCAGCGAGGTGCCGGGCGTGACGGTGACGCAGACGCCGCTGGGCGACCAGGTCTCGCTGCGCAACTTCCTGGAGGCCACGGGCACCGTGACCGCCGCGGAGTACCCCCGCGCCGGCGAGGGCCGGATCCTGTTCAACAACCCGGGTGGGCCCGGACAGGACCCCGCCAACTGA